One genomic window of Salvia miltiorrhiza cultivar Shanhuang (shh) chromosome 4, IMPLAD_Smil_shh, whole genome shotgun sequence includes the following:
- the LOC131022900 gene encoding uncharacterized protein LOC131022900 → MVQHCNKDSIIDLETDGDGVFRYYFLALGASIHGFLSSGRPVIVVDATHLKGKFKGVMFVGVTKDGNEQVFPLAMGLGDKENDRSWSWFFTRLRRAFGVPNNLLFVSDQHLSIKNAIEAVFPRIHHCLCTYHLQKNLARYGANTVAVFQRAANSYKREQYDLHGGQLALVCDKGAYTKLMDLQPSRWACSHSTVRRYNFMTSNCSEVFNGRLRWGRRLPVCTLFEFVRTLIAHWFQERRGKALSRSHTLTERAALKLDILVEEGRTMEVNPINEFKFTVSSSDRSYVVDLRAMSCSCHQFDLDLIPCPHAAVAAIL, encoded by the coding sequence ATGGTGCAGCACTGCAATAAGGACTCGATTATTGATTTGGAGACTGATGGAGATGGTGTATTTAGGTACTATTTTTTGGCTCTTGGTGCATCTATTCATGGTTTCTTATCATCTGGTCGTCCTGTTATAGTTGTTGATGCTACACATTTGAAAGGTAAGTTTAAGGGTGTGATGTTTGTTGGTGTGACTAAAGATGGCAATGAACAAGTTTTTCCACTAGCTATGGGGCTTGGTGATAAGGAGAATGATAGGTCATGGTCATGGTTTTTTACACGTTTGAGACGTGCCTTTGGTGTTCCAAATAACTTGTTGTTTGTTTCTGATCAGCATTTGAGCATAAAGAATGCTATTGAAGCTGTCTTTCCTAGAATTCATCATTGTCTTTGCACTTATCATTTGCAAAAGAATCTTGCAAGATATGGTGCAAATACTGTAGCTGTGTTTCAGAGGGCTGCGAATAGCTACAAGAGGGAACAATATGATTTGCATGGTGGTCAGTTGGCCTTGGTTTGTGATAAAGGTGCATATACGAAGTTAATGGATCTTCAGCCTTCTAGATGGGCGTGTAGTCATTCTACAGTTCGTAGATATAATTTCATGACATCTAACTGTTCCGAGGTATTCAATGGTAGGCTTCGATGGGGTAGGAGATTGCCTGTATGTACCTTGTTTGAGTTTGTGAGGACATTGATAGCTCATTGGTTTCAAGAGAGGCGCGGCAAGGCTTTGTCTAGATCTCATACACTTACAGAGCGGGCGGCATTGAAATTGGATATCTTAGTTGAGGAAGGTCGCACAATGGAGGTGAATCCCATTAATGAATTCAAATTCACAGTTTCTTCTAGTGATCGGAGTTATGTTGTTGACCTTCGTGCTATGAGTTGTTCTTGTCATCAATTTGATCTTGACTTGATTCCTTGCCCTcatgctgctgttgctgctattttgtaa